A region of Candidatus Aegiribacteria sp. DNA encodes the following proteins:
- a CDS encoding polysaccharide biosynthesis C-terminal domain-containing protein, with protein sequence MTDNSTSGHNRDLSRESVFYALAMIFSGMVQVAFLPFISRYLTADAAGELGTLRIIAEAIAGIVVLGLPTALIRAWQRTTQHRSVLIKGISFPLVPSVLMIAAILFMQGFLKSFLNLQHPDYLFHAILLGIGIAYVQIALTLPRAAGLAGRYLILQVIRGFMALGLLILLLLSSTMDAIPSFMTARWAPSFLIAFIAVVMMWRKTADSKQRKGEEGLTKEILGFSLPLIPATLSMIVLSSADMFMLRSIYPDMAESGYYEWASRACLVLMPMILGFNMAWKRFIFRKKRTGGTLAELGRAGLLFMLLVNWGSLILAMSSAWIVPLAGGGNFLPAARVLPTLAGAVALYGLFLVSQTGCLLTGQTKFIAGMTLFGAMLNIGFNFRLIPVAGALGAAFATLGTNLFMALSLFWLGRKIFPISFFVVVLTVIPPIAFGPLATLGPGWRAIIIIVSTLITVSAIAFLRLMGTRLEGGDSDET encoded by the coding sequence ATGACTGATAATTCCACTTCCGGGCATAACAGAGACCTTTCTCGGGAATCCGTTTTTTATGCTCTGGCAATGATTTTCAGCGGAATGGTTCAGGTGGCTTTCCTGCCTTTCATCTCCCGATATCTCACGGCTGACGCTGCCGGAGAACTGGGCACATTGAGGATAATCGCGGAGGCCATTGCGGGCATTGTGGTTCTGGGCCTTCCGACGGCGCTCATCAGAGCGTGGCAAAGAACAACACAGCACAGGAGCGTTCTTATAAAAGGAATTTCATTTCCACTTGTTCCATCTGTGCTGATGATTGCGGCAATTCTGTTCATGCAGGGCTTTCTGAAATCGTTTCTGAATCTTCAGCATCCGGATTACCTTTTTCATGCGATCCTTCTGGGAATTGGTATAGCATACGTTCAGATCGCTCTTACCCTGCCAAGAGCCGCAGGCCTTGCCGGAAGGTATCTTATCCTTCAGGTGATCAGAGGGTTTATGGCTCTGGGACTTCTGATTCTGCTGCTTCTTTCATCAACCATGGATGCTATTCCGTCGTTCATGACCGCGAGGTGGGCGCCTTCCTTCCTGATAGCCTTCATCGCAGTGGTAATGATGTGGAGAAAAACCGCTGATTCGAAACAGCGGAAGGGAGAGGAAGGACTCACGAAGGAAATACTCGGATTCAGTCTTCCCCTCATTCCGGCAACACTTTCCATGATAGTTCTTTCTTCGGCCGACATGTTCATGCTCAGAAGTATTTATCCCGATATGGCTGAAAGCGGTTATTACGAATGGGCCAGTAGAGCCTGTCTTGTTCTCATGCCGATGATTCTGGGTTTCAACATGGCATGGAAGCGGTTTATCTTCCGGAAAAAGAGAACCGGAGGCACGCTTGCCGAGCTGGGAAGAGCAGGGTTGCTTTTCATGCTGCTTGTCAACTGGGGTTCACTGATACTGGCCATGTCTTCAGCCTGGATCGTTCCTCTGGCAGGAGGGGGGAACTTCCTTCCAGCCGCCAGAGTTCTGCCTACCCTTGCAGGTGCTGTAGCGCTTTACGGGTTGTTCCTCGTCTCCCAGACGGGGTGTCTGCTTACAGGGCAGACTAAATTTATCGCCGGTATGACCCTGTTCGGAGCCATGCTTAACATAGGGTTCAACTTCCGTTTGATTCCAGTGGCTGGAGCTCTGGGAGCAGCCTTTGCGACATTGGGAACGAACCTGTTCATGGCTCTCAGCCTTTTCTGGCTTGGACGAAAGATATTCCCAATCAGCTTCTTTGTGGTTGTACTGACAGTGATACCCCCAATCGCGTTTGGCCCCCTGGCAACTCTGGGACCCGGCTGGAGAGCCATTATCATTATTGTTTCCACGCTTATCACGGTTTCAGCGATTGCTTTCCTCAGACTCATGGGAACACGGCTGGAAGGCGGCGATTCCGATGAAACCTGA